From Amia ocellicauda isolate fAmiCal2 chromosome 12, fAmiCal2.hap1, whole genome shotgun sequence, a single genomic window includes:
- the LOC136764367 gene encoding uncharacterized protein LOC136764367, producing MSDKCTGMCQKALLYSLVYFISIIVHCRTIQVATGQAFVLGTEGGSALLPVVYTLSEEAPPFLHITWQFGSTTVILKTIRFTEGQASEDPSKTYIPLPKYQGRVSVFSHNASLLIQNLSLWDSGTYTFTVKNSNTAITKVLSVNLTVLPDIGNHNPYGDLELNSTDLTSCQGSLFFHSTAGLAITLRLISLGISFALLSFIYFMAKRTCNTEEDFF from the exons ATGTCAGATAAATGTACTGGAATGTGTCAGAAAGCTCTCCTGTATTCCTTGGTGTATTTTATCAGCATCATCG TGCATTGTAGAACAATACAAGTGGCAACCGGTCAAGCCTTTGTCTTGGGCACCGAGGGGGGATCAGCTCTCCTCCCTGTAGTCTACACACTGTCAGAGGAAGCACCTCCTTTTCTGCACATCACCTGGCAATTCGGATCCACCACAGTCATCTTGAAGACCATCCGCTTCACCGAAGGACAGGCGTCAGAAGACCCAAGCAAGACCTACATCCCCTTGCCGAAGTATCAAGGCCGGGTCTCTGTCTTCTCCCACAATGCTTCTCTCCTCATCCAAAACCTCTCTCTTTGGGATTCAGGGACATATACCTTCACGGTCAAAAACTCAAACACTGCCATCACCAAGGTGCTGAGTGTGAACTTAACAGTTTTACCAGATATAG GAAATCACAATCCATATGGAGATCTGGAGCTGAATTCAACAGACCTGACTTCTTGTCAAGGCTCGCTGTTCTTCCACAGCACTGCCGGGCTGGCCATCACCCTGCGGCTCATCTCCCTCGGCATCTCCTTCGCTCTGCTGTCCTTCATTTATTTCATGGCCAAGAGAACATGCAACACAGAAGAGGATTTCTTTTAG
- the LOC136763993 gene encoding G-protein coupled receptor 151-like: MQMPEVGTMNTSQLDFAGGIQLLQGVEVTVVLPVILAGICLIGFLGNLLVLVVFIHDFRKGEISVVNGFVVNLSATDLLIVLLCIPVRAVTYSKQSWTLGSFVCKTVDWFLHCCLVAKSFTLAAMGQARYNYVLNPPKFIHFNPKRLIGALLSVWTVSIVLPLPHMIFTSVQQYKGVDLCVFEVPFYASNFMNVFSKIYPTVAYVIPVVFTVTCYTKTMIRTKPRKNPTTNPRPKSKRITLMLVCVSCAYALMWLPEWTAWAWARHSYGDGHKPPPGFVIFAQVFLYVSSTVNPIIFLAMSEDFREGIGSVWAALTCRGPRRAAGSRSPKTGENGAEVGASVINSLQDLETLSPTAKPEVHKDASGRILPDVEHFWQERRNTTAAEEHDPIPWESEEKKIE; this comes from the coding sequence ATGCAAATGCCTGAGGTGGGGACCATGAACACTTCACAATTAGATTTCGCCGGCGGGATCCAACTTTTACAAGGCGTGGAAGTCACCGTGGTCCTCCCTGTTATTTTAGCGGGGATTTGCTTGATCGGATTTTTGGGGAACCTGTTGGTGTTGGTAGTTTTTATTCACGATTTCAGGAAAGGGGAGATATCTGTCGTGAATGGGTTTGTCGTCAATCTGAGCGCCACCGACTTGTTGATTGTATTGCTGTGCATCCCTGTGCGCGCTGTCACCTACTCCAAGCAGTCCTGGACTTTGGGTAGCTTTGTTTGCAAGACGGTGGATTGGTTTTTGCACTGTTGCTTGGTCGCAAAAAGTTTCACCCTAGCTGCTATGGGCCAGGCAAGGTATAACTACGTGTTAAACCCTCCaaagtttatacattttaaccCAAAGAGATTAATCGGAGCCCTGCTTTCTGTATGGACTGTATCTATTGTCTTACCCCTTCCTCACATGATATTCACAAGTGTACAGCAGTACAAGGGCGTTGACCTGTGCGTCTTTGAAGTCCCTTTTTACGCTTCAAACTTCATGAACGTCTTTAGCAAGATATACCCCACCGTGGCTTATGTGATACCTGTTGTCTTCACAGTTACGTGctacacaaaaacaatgatACGAACAAAGCCGAGAAAAAACCCAACGACGAACCCCCGGCCAAAGAGCAAACGGATCACCCTGATGCTGGTGTGTGTCAGTTGCGCCTATGCGCTGATGTGGCTCCCGGAGTGGACAGCATGGGCATGGGCACGGCACAGCTACGGCGACGGGCACAAACCACCCCCCGGCTTCGTTATTTTCGCCCAGGTGTTCCTGTATGTCAGCAGTACTGTCAATCCCATCATATTCTTGGCGATGTCCGAAGACTTCAGAGAGGGAATCGGCAGTGTTTGGGCGGCCCTCACCTGCAGGGGCCCCAGAAGAGCCGCAGGGAGCCGCAGTCCCAAAACGGGGGAGAACGGAGCAGAAGTGGGGGCCAGCGTCATTAATTCACTGCAGGACCTGGAGACCTTATCCCCTACAGCCAAGCCCGAGGTGCATAAGGATGCGTCAGGCAGGATATTACCAGACGTTGAACACTTTTGGCAGGAGAGGAGAAACACAACTGCGGCAGAGGAGCACGATCCCATTCCGTGGGAAagtgaggagaaaaaaataGAATAG